A part of Desulfofundulus salinus genomic DNA contains:
- a CDS encoding DUF445 domain-containing protein — protein sequence MHWTQAVLLPVVGALIGWLTNWLAVRLIFRPYKPVRVLGYTIQGVVPKRRGELARVIGRVIEEQLLPKEQLLNYLRSEQLNEDLICSVDTAVRARVMDRLPGFLPLSLRRMISDALAEQIKRELPPLVNELVDRFGEKLKVDFCLSRVVEEQVNSFSLEQLEKVIISVASRELKHIEILGGLLGFMIGLLQVGILGLYK from the coding sequence TTGCATTGGACGCAGGCCGTGCTGTTGCCGGTAGTGGGGGCCCTGATCGGGTGGCTGACCAACTGGCTGGCGGTACGGCTGATCTTTCGTCCCTACAAACCAGTTCGTGTGCTTGGCTACACCATCCAGGGGGTAGTACCCAAAAGGCGTGGTGAGCTGGCCAGGGTCATCGGCAGGGTGATTGAGGAGCAACTCCTTCCCAAGGAGCAACTGCTCAACTACCTTCGCTCAGAACAATTAAACGAAGATCTGATCTGTTCCGTGGATACGGCTGTCCGTGCCAGGGTGATGGACAGGCTGCCCGGTTTTTTACCCCTGTCCCTGCGGCGAATGATTTCCGACGCTCTGGCCGAACAGATCAAAAGGGAACTGCCACCCCTGGTTAATGAACTGGTAGACCGCTTTGGGGAAAAGCTAAAAGTAGATTTCTGTTTGTCCAGGGTAGTGGAGGAGCAGGTAAATAGTTTTTCGCTGGAACAGTTGGAAAAAGTCATTATCTCTGTTGCTTCCCGGGAACTAAAACATATCGAAATCCTGGGAGGCTTGCTGGGGTTTATGATTGGTCTTTTGCAGGTGGGCATTTTGGGGCTGTATAAATAG
- the ytxC gene encoding putative sporulation protein YtxC has protein sequence MADISIGTARHIDLIKIRLGRDMKNLEKEGLKVRLKESSAGRFNFVSCQVMPDGGQKGDIQAIFRHHIARSLSDLILGQWQKLLLKDMIRENYYYFNEEERQNIFKYALSHVGYGRGGRKAVCQQLFKKRIMEKILDFLRHNNQIIVEGFIRFRLKDYVEQLEQAVERAVDDFLMEREYQEFIQLLKYFVEIQESRVELVHVLKLPGGAFQLLDEQKQVLRVDYLENLFMDLTEGEINYEDMLISTLITLAPKQIVIHNPDCEKKNTVMETINLVFWGRVRECTDCSLCRKK, from the coding sequence ATGGCAGATATCTCCATCGGGACTGCCCGGCACATAGATCTAATTAAAATCCGGCTGGGAAGGGATATGAAAAATTTAGAAAAAGAGGGGTTGAAGGTCAGGCTGAAAGAAAGCTCAGCCGGCAGGTTTAATTTTGTGTCCTGTCAGGTAATGCCCGATGGAGGCCAGAAGGGAGACATCCAGGCCATTTTTCGCCACCATATTGCCCGCTCTCTCTCCGATTTGATTTTGGGCCAGTGGCAGAAGTTGCTGCTTAAGGATATGATCAGGGAGAACTACTACTACTTCAACGAGGAGGAACGGCAAAACATTTTTAAGTATGCCTTAAGCCATGTGGGTTATGGTCGGGGCGGGCGAAAAGCAGTTTGCCAGCAACTGTTTAAAAAGAGAATCATGGAAAAGATTCTGGATTTTTTGAGGCATAATAACCAGATCATTGTTGAAGGATTTATACGCTTCCGTCTTAAGGATTATGTGGAACAATTGGAACAGGCCGTGGAAAGGGCAGTGGACGACTTCCTGATGGAAAGGGAGTATCAGGAATTTATCCAGCTGCTTAAATATTTTGTGGAAATTCAGGAATCCCGGGTTGAACTGGTGCATGTGCTCAAGCTGCCCGGGGGGGCGTTTCAACTTTTAGACGAGCAAAAACAGGTCCTCAGGGTAGACTACCTGGAAAATCTATTTATGGATTTAACGGAAGGGGAAATTAATTATGAGGACATGCTTATCAGCACCTTAATTACCCTGGCGCCCAAACAAATTGTCATTCATAACCCGGACTGCGAGAAAAAAAACACCGTCATGGAAACGATTAACCTCGTCTTTTGGGGCCGGGTAAGGGAATGCACCGACTGCTCCTTATGTCGAAAAAAATAA
- a CDS encoding DNA adenine methylase, whose protein sequence is MFETFPARMVGSGPRPPVKWAGGKGQLISQFEPLFPKREYGFYIEPFVGGGAVFFHLLPSRAILIDSNDELINFYHVVRNDLEALLRDLRKHENTAEYYYRVRALDPEQLTPVERASRFLYLNKTAYNGLWRVNSRGKHNVPFGRYKNPRIMDETNLRLVSRVLKDAEILCDDFSRVLEYAGPGAFVYMDPPYHPLSETADFTSYTPDAFGEDDQRRLAEVFRKLDSIGCLVMLSNSDTPFIRGLYKGYDVQVVYARRAINCRADKRGPVPELVIRNYC, encoded by the coding sequence TGCCCGCATGGTGGGGAGCGGTCCCAGGCCGCCGGTCAAGTGGGCGGGTGGCAAGGGCCAACTCATTTCGCAGTTCGAGCCGTTGTTCCCTAAAAGAGAGTACGGCTTCTACATAGAACCCTTTGTCGGCGGCGGTGCTGTTTTCTTCCACCTTTTGCCCTCCAGGGCGATACTGATTGATAGCAATGACGAGTTGATTAACTTTTACCATGTTGTCCGGAACGACCTGGAAGCCCTCCTTAGAGATTTGAGGAAACATGAGAACACGGCTGAATATTATTACCGTGTCCGTGCCCTGGATCCCGAACAGCTTACCCCTGTGGAAAGGGCCTCCAGGTTTCTTTACCTGAACAAGACGGCTTATAATGGGTTGTGGCGCGTTAACAGCCGGGGGAAGCACAACGTGCCCTTCGGGCGGTATAAAAATCCCAGGATAATGGACGAGACGAACCTGCGCCTGGTGAGCCGGGTTTTGAAAGACGCGGAAATCCTTTGTGACGACTTCAGCCGGGTGCTGGAATATGCCGGGCCGGGCGCTTTCGTTTATATGGATCCACCCTACCACCCGCTTTCGGAAACGGCCGATTTCACCAGCTATACCCCTGATGCATTTGGAGAAGACGACCAGCGCCGGTTGGCGGAAGTTTTTCGAAAGCTGGACTCAATTGGCTGCCTCGTCATGTTGAGTAATTCGGATACACCATTCATCCGCGGGCTTTATAAAGGCTATGACGTACAGGTGGTTTACGCCAGAAGGGCCATCAATTGCCGGGCTGATAAACGTGGTCCGGTACCGGAGCTGGTTATTCGTAATTATTGCTAG
- a CDS encoding YkvI family membrane protein has translation MTKKKLLSVFTIAATYIGTVVGAGFASGQEVLQFFGYFGLPGMLGLVLTTVLLAFFGYLILDLGRRLNADSHLPLVRYAGGKWVGTAIDWVITLFLFGGLVTMGAGAGAIFTEQLGLPFFWGSLAMIVISLVTVLTGIAGVVTSISFVVPLLLAAVFGVAIYTITTDFGTLASTLRVYANPGKAPVPFWPLTALLYASYNLVLSVAILAPLGSMSDARKLKIGAILGGIGLGVGATAINLSILTHIGRATNFEIPMIYVAGTISPLARIGYIIVLLAEIYTTAVSSLYGFVARLARQGTSKYRLITIGAGVMAFGLAQFGFSKLVGTLFPAVGFAGLLLLGSLVYGFIKDKKVEPAREARESVLARQPAPAMAFEVAEELAGEEKEGGGKKHE, from the coding sequence ATGACAAAGAAAAAGCTGCTTTCCGTTTTCACAATCGCCGCAACCTACATTGGAACAGTGGTAGGGGCAGGTTTTGCGTCCGGCCAGGAAGTACTGCAGTTTTTCGGTTACTTTGGCCTGCCCGGAATGCTGGGACTGGTATTGACTACAGTTCTTCTGGCCTTTTTTGGTTACCTGATTTTGGACCTGGGAAGGAGGCTTAACGCGGATTCTCACTTACCTCTTGTTCGTTACGCCGGCGGAAAATGGGTGGGTACGGCTATAGATTGGGTGATTACCCTTTTCCTGTTTGGCGGTCTGGTCACCATGGGAGCGGGGGCCGGGGCAATTTTTACGGAACAATTAGGGCTGCCCTTCTTTTGGGGCAGCCTGGCAATGATTGTCATTTCCCTTGTCACGGTGCTTACCGGCATTGCCGGGGTGGTTACTTCCATCAGTTTCGTAGTGCCACTGCTGCTGGCGGCAGTGTTTGGGGTGGCCATATATACCATCACCACAGATTTCGGCACCCTGGCGTCGACACTCAGGGTCTACGCCAACCCCGGAAAAGCACCGGTACCCTTCTGGCCCCTGACGGCCCTTTTGTATGCCTCCTATAACCTGGTGCTGTCGGTGGCCATACTTGCTCCCCTGGGCAGCATGTCCGATGCCCGGAAATTAAAAATAGGCGCCATTCTGGGAGGAATCGGCCTGGGAGTGGGCGCAACCGCCATTAACCTTTCTATTTTAACGCATATCGGCCGGGCAACAAACTTTGAAATACCCATGATCTATGTGGCAGGCACCATTTCACCCCTGGCCCGTATCGGGTATATCATTGTGCTTCTCGCTGAAATTTATACCACGGCGGTTAGCAGCCTCTACGGTTTTGTGGCCCGGTTGGCCAGACAGGGTACGTCAAAGTACCGCTTGATAACCATCGGAGCAGGTGTTATGGCCTTCGGCCTGGCCCAATTTGGTTTTTCAAAGCTGGTGGGCACCCTATTCCCGGCGGTAGGCTTTGCGGGGCTGTTGCTACTGGGTTCCCTGGTATACGGTTTTATTAAGGATAAAAAAGTGGAGCCAGCAAGGGAAGCAAGAGAGAGTGTCCTGGCCCGCCAACCCGCCCCGGCCATGGCCTTCGAAGTGGCTGAGGAACTGGCGGGGGAGGAAAAGGAGGGAGGCGGTAAAAAGCATGAGTAA
- the thrS gene encoding threonine--tRNA ligase, with the protein MVKVTLKDGSVREYEPGTPLSRIAQDISPRLGKEALVAAVDGRLVDLSYPLHRDAAVEFYTFEDEPGRDAFRHSAAHVMAQAVKRLFPEVKLAIGPAIAEGFYYDFDAEKPFTPADLEKIEKEMQAIVKEDLPFKRFEVSREEALERFSAAGEKYKVELINELPGDAVISCYQQGEFVDLCAGPHIPSTGRLKAFKLTSVAGAYWRGDERNKMLQRIYGTAFPKKSQLEEYLFRIEEAKRRDHRKLGAELDLFSIQEEGPGFPFFHPRGMVLRNQLEQFWREEHYKRGYQEIRTPIILNRSLWERSGHWEHYRENMYFTRIDDVEYAIKPMNCPGGILVYKSRLHSYRELPIRLAELGLVHRHELSGVLHGLMRVRCFTQDDAHIFMLPSQIREEIIGVIDLVDYFYSIFGFNYKVELSTRPEKSMGSDEIWEMATTALEEALKAKGMAYKVNEGDGAFYGPKIDFHLEDCLGRTWQCGTIQLDFLMPEKFDLTYVGEDGQKHRPVMIHRVVFGSIERFIGILTEHFAGAFPTWLAPVQVRVLPIADRHAGYARQVVERLERENIRVELDARNEKVNYKIREAQAQKIPYMLVVGDMEAREGTVAVRHRARGDQGALPLEEFIARILEEIRTKAIG; encoded by the coding sequence ATGGTCAAGGTAACCTTAAAAGATGGTTCCGTGCGGGAATACGAGCCCGGTACTCCTTTGAGCCGCATAGCGCAGGACATCAGTCCCCGCCTGGGCAAGGAAGCCCTGGTGGCGGCGGTGGACGGGCGGCTGGTGGACTTGAGCTACCCTTTACACAGGGATGCCGCCGTTGAGTTCTACACCTTTGAAGATGAGCCGGGGCGGGATGCTTTCCGCCATAGCGCCGCCCATGTCATGGCCCAGGCCGTGAAGCGACTCTTCCCGGAAGTCAAGCTGGCCATCGGCCCGGCCATTGCTGAGGGGTTTTACTACGATTTTGATGCGGAAAAGCCCTTCACGCCTGCGGACCTGGAGAAAATTGAAAAGGAAATGCAGGCCATTGTGAAGGAAGATCTTCCCTTTAAACGGTTTGAAGTATCCCGGGAGGAGGCACTGGAGCGGTTTTCTGCCGCCGGGGAAAAGTACAAGGTGGAGCTTATCAATGAGCTGCCGGGAGATGCGGTAATTTCCTGTTACCAGCAGGGTGAATTCGTGGACCTCTGTGCCGGTCCCCACATTCCTTCCACCGGCAGGCTGAAAGCCTTTAAGCTCACTTCCGTGGCCGGGGCTTACTGGCGAGGCGACGAGAGAAATAAGATGCTCCAGCGCATTTACGGCACCGCTTTTCCTAAGAAATCCCAGCTTGAAGAATACCTCTTCCGTATTGAAGAGGCCAAACGCCGGGATCACCGGAAGCTGGGAGCGGAGCTGGACCTGTTCAGCATCCAGGAAGAAGGGCCGGGCTTTCCCTTTTTCCATCCCAGGGGCATGGTCCTGCGCAACCAGCTGGAACAATTCTGGCGGGAAGAGCATTACAAGAGGGGTTACCAGGAAATCCGCACGCCCATCATCTTAAACCGCTCCTTGTGGGAAAGGTCGGGGCACTGGGAACACTACCGGGAAAACATGTACTTTACCCGGATCGATGACGTGGAATACGCCATCAAGCCCATGAACTGTCCGGGGGGCATCCTGGTGTACAAGAGCCGCCTGCACAGTTACCGGGAACTGCCCATTCGCCTGGCGGAACTGGGTCTGGTGCACCGGCACGAACTTTCCGGTGTGCTCCACGGCCTCATGCGGGTGCGTTGCTTTACCCAGGACGATGCCCACATCTTCATGTTGCCCTCCCAAATCCGGGAAGAGATCATCGGGGTCATTGACCTGGTGGATTATTTCTACAGCATCTTTGGTTTCAATTATAAAGTGGAACTCTCCACCCGTCCCGAAAAATCCATGGGCTCCGACGAGATCTGGGAGATGGCTACCACTGCCCTGGAAGAGGCCTTAAAGGCTAAAGGTATGGCGTATAAGGTAAATGAAGGGGACGGCGCCTTTTACGGGCCCAAAATTGACTTCCACCTGGAGGATTGCCTGGGGCGTACCTGGCAGTGCGGCACCATTCAGCTGGATTTCCTCATGCCGGAGAAGTTTGATCTTACCTACGTTGGTGAGGACGGCCAGAAGCACCGTCCGGTTATGATCCACCGGGTGGTGTTTGGCAGCATTGAACGTTTTATCGGCATCCTTACCGAACATTTTGCCGGTGCCTTTCCCACCTGGCTGGCCCCGGTCCAGGTCAGGGTTCTGCCCATTGCCGACCGGCATGCCGGCTACGCCCGGCAGGTGGTGGAGCGGCTGGAAAGGGAAAATATCAGGGTAGAGCTGGACGCCCGCAATGAAAAGGTAAATTACAAAATCCGCGAGGCCCAGGCACAAAAAATACCCTACATGCTGGTGGTGGGTGACATGGAGGCCCGGGAAGGCACTGTGGCTGTCCGCCACCGCGCCCGGGGGGACCAGGGTGCCCTGCCCCTGGAGGAATTTATCGCCCGCATTCTGGAGGAAATCCGCACTAAAGCTATTGGTTAG
- a CDS encoding NifU family protein — MREKVEEVLNKIRPALQRDGGDVELVDVGADGVVKVRLKGACGGUPMSTYTLKMGIERSLKQAIPEVKEVIQV, encoded by the coding sequence TTGCGGGAAAAAGTTGAGGAAGTACTCAATAAAATACGCCCTGCCCTGCAGCGGGACGGTGGCGACGTGGAACTGGTAGATGTCGGTGCCGATGGTGTGGTGAAGGTCAGGTTAAAAGGTGCCTGTGGCGGGTGACCCATGTCCACCTATACCCTGAAAATGGGGATTGAGCGGTCGCTCAAGCAGGCAATTCCGGAGGTTAAAGAAGTCATTCAAGTTTAA
- a CDS encoding carbon-nitrogen hydrolase family protein: MQRYNVAVCQMTINQEKEKNLVRAREMIARAAKQGARLVVLPEMFNCPYVARLFPQYAESYPEGPSLQMLSRAAREEGVYLVGGSLPERDGDRVYNTSFIFAPDGRLLGKHRKMHLFDVELASGLTVKESSTIGAGNQVTVIPSELGGLGVAICYDIRFPELMRLMVLKGARVVVIPAAFNMTTGPAHWELIFRMRAIDNQAYFIGASPARDPMAPYVAYGHSLVVDPWGNVVSMAREGEEIIYAEIDLDLIEKIRSELPLLRHRRTDVYALELLAP; the protein is encoded by the coding sequence GTGCAACGGTACAATGTGGCCGTATGCCAGATGACCATAAACCAGGAAAAAGAAAAAAATCTTGTCCGCGCCCGGGAGATGATTGCCCGCGCCGCGAAACAGGGGGCCAGGCTGGTGGTTCTGCCGGAAATGTTTAACTGTCCTTATGTGGCCAGGCTCTTCCCCCAGTATGCAGAAAGTTACCCGGAGGGGCCCAGTTTACAGATGCTGTCCCGGGCAGCCCGGGAGGAGGGGGTTTACCTGGTGGGTGGCTCCCTGCCGGAGCGGGATGGCGACCGGGTTTATAACACCAGTTTTATATTTGCCCCGGACGGGCGGTTACTGGGCAAACACAGAAAGATGCATCTTTTTGATGTGGAACTGGCCAGCGGATTAACGGTTAAAGAATCCAGCACCATTGGTGCCGGAAATCAGGTTACGGTGATTCCCTCAGAACTGGGCGGCCTGGGTGTGGCCATCTGCTATGATATCCGTTTTCCCGAGCTCATGCGGTTGATGGTGTTGAAAGGAGCCCGGGTGGTGGTGATCCCGGCGGCCTTTAACATGACCACCGGCCCGGCCCACTGGGAGCTAATTTTCCGCATGCGGGCCATTGATAACCAGGCCTATTTCATCGGGGCCTCTCCGGCCCGGGATCCCATGGCACCCTATGTGGCGTATGGCCACTCCCTGGTAGTGGATCCCTGGGGGAATGTGGTCAGCATGGCCCGGGAAGGGGAAGAGATTATCTATGCCGAGATAGATCTGGATTTGATTGAGAAGATTCGCTCGGAACTGCCTTTGTTGCGTCACCGGCGTACGGATGTCTATGCCCTGGAGTTGCTCGCCCCGTA